GGGGATTGATCGCAACTGAGTTATTGATTGAAATGACAATTTTTTTCTTCCCAGACTCCAGATACCTGCAATCAGGAATGTTATAATAAACATTGCGTGAGTTACAACCGCATATCCCATAGCCATGCTTTTATCAGGAAGCCAAACTGATAAAGACAATATGGCCAGATAGTGATATATGCCAATTGATCCCGGAGAAGATGGTATGAGACTGCCAAGAGATGTTGTGAGCAAAACAAAAAATCCGGCATACCATGGAACCTGGAAACGAAACGCAATTACGTTGCATAAGGTACCTATTCCAAATACTGCCCATGCCAATAATCCTAACAACAGAACCGCCATGAATTGTCTGATGCTCGAAATAATTTTCAGTCCTTTTGTAAAAAACTGCAACTGATTGAGTATGAATTGTGAAATCGACAGGGGAAAAAAGCTAAGAAGACGACGCACAGAATGAGTAAAAAATACCTCGTTATAATTCAAAAAAACAACAACCACAACGGCCACAGACAAACCCGTTGTCAGCACGACAACACCCGTTTGGATAAGAGCTGGGAAATTGATCACAAATGACAGAGACAATGCGAAAAT
The bacterium DNA segment above includes these coding regions:
- a CDS encoding flippase-like domain-containing protein, giving the protein MNYTNTSDDTANGTVQKRSLLNIVLGIFFSSFFLYLSLRKLNWHSFVTSLQQTNPLFLILGSLCIIGAYFLFAVRWRVLLGRSSGLSVNDAYDFIMITNCANLILPSRLGDLARALMTGRYVKISVSYVLGSIILERIFDTLTLLIFALSLSFVINFPALIQTGVVVLTTGLSVAVVVVVFLNYNEVFFTHSVRRLLSFFPLSISQFILNQLQFFTKGLKIISSIRQFMAVLLLGLLAWAVFGIGTLCNVIAFRFQVPWYAGFFVLLTTSLGSLIPSSPGSIGIYHYLAILSLSVWLPDKSMAMGYAVVTHAMFIITFLIAGIWSLGRKKLSFQSITQLRSIPREMVLKEDNTNVHE